DNA from Bernardetia sp.:
AAAACCTAAACTTTTGGTAACCTCAACATCTGTAATTTTACCCTTTTTGTCCACCACAAAGCAAAGAAATACTTTACCTTCAACTCCCTGTCTTCTAGCCTGCTTTGGATACTTTATGTTTTTAGCAATGTATTTATAAAAATTATCCATTCCTCCCTCAAAAACAGCAGGTTCTTCGACAATTTCAAAAATTTCTGGGATTTTTTCTGTTGTGTAAGTTCTTCTATCAATACTGGTTACATCAGTTACGATGTCTTTGATATTTATTTCTGGGTCTTCAATATTTATTTCAATAAGATTATCTTCAATATCTATCTTATCTACCTCAACTATCTCTGTTGGGCTAATAGGCTGAACCTTCGGAGGTGGTGGAGGTGGAATGTCTGTTAAGGGAGGAAGCTCAAATATTTCTTCTTCCATAATAGGTTTTGCATACGCAGATAAATCTTGCTCTTCTGTTGTTTGCCAAGAGAAAGCCATAAGAGCCAAACCAGCACTTACCATCATTCCAAAACCAAAAAGCATCTTTGAATAATTATGAATAGACATAGCAGCAAAACGCTTAGGAATTTCATCTATTCTACTATTTTTTTCATCTTGATAAGCAGAATCATAATTTAGAATGTTTCTTTGTTTATAATTTAGCCATAGACGTAAAAGAGAAACACCTGCCAGTATGGAAAAACATAAAATTGCACTTAGAGAAATAATGAGTGTCATAATTGTATATATTTAAAGTAAAATAGTTATTAATTTTCTTACTTTATACAATTCAAATACTTTAAAAAAGTAACATAAAACAATCCATTATTCTAAATTAAAAACTATCGGAATACGCATGGTAGTTTTTACTTTTTTACCACGCTGACGAGCAGGATTCCATTTTGGAGAATTTTTAATGACTCTTTCAGCTTCTTCTGCACAGCCTCCACCAATATCATTCGTTGCCTCTACATCTGTTATTTCGC
Protein-coding regions in this window:
- a CDS encoding energy transducer TonB, with the translated sequence MTLIISLSAILCFSILAGVSLLRLWLNYKQRNILNYDSAYQDEKNSRIDEIPKRFAAMSIHNYSKMLFGFGMMVSAGLALMAFSWQTTEEQDLSAYAKPIMEEEIFELPPLTDIPPPPPPKVQPISPTEIVEVDKIDIEDNLIEINIEDPEINIKDIVTDVTSIDRRTYTTEKIPEIFEIVEEPAVFEGGMDNFYKYIAKNIKYPKQARRQGVEGKVFLCFVVDKKGKITDVEVTKSLGFGLDEEAKRVLMESPKWTPARQRGKVVKVRMNIPIMFKLD